A window of Xylophilus sp. GW821-FHT01B05 contains these coding sequences:
- a CDS encoding response regulator, whose amino-acid sequence MNSVVRPPSPLVLVVEDEPGIADILIAYLQRDGLRTRLETDGLAALQVAREIHPDMVLLDIHLPGMDGVDVLKNLRADGNTPVIMVTALADDVDKLLALRMGADDYVVKPYSPPEVVARVRAVLRRTAAAPKVAPAGVIRAGRLEIDQEAHIARSFSEDGRAEVLPLTLTEFRLLACLAAQPRRCFSRSHLIETCLPESDAMDRVIDSHLSKLRRKLQNAGNDELIETVRGIGYRLWPGE is encoded by the coding sequence ATGAACAGTGTTGTACGTCCGCCCAGCCCCTTGGTGCTGGTGGTGGAAGACGAACCCGGAATCGCCGACATCCTGATCGCCTACCTGCAGCGCGACGGCTTGCGCACGCGCCTGGAAACCGACGGCCTGGCGGCATTGCAGGTGGCCCGCGAGATCCATCCCGACATGGTGCTGCTGGACATCCACCTGCCCGGCATGGATGGCGTGGATGTGCTGAAGAACCTGCGTGCCGACGGCAACACGCCGGTCATCATGGTCACCGCCCTGGCCGACGACGTGGACAAGCTGCTGGCCTTGCGCATGGGCGCGGACGACTACGTGGTCAAGCCCTACAGCCCGCCCGAGGTGGTGGCGCGGGTGCGCGCCGTGCTGCGCCGCACCGCCGCCGCGCCCAAGGTGGCACCGGCGGGGGTGATTCGCGCCGGCCGGCTGGAGATCGACCAGGAGGCGCACATCGCCCGCTCTTTCAGCGAAGACGGCCGCGCCGAGGTGCTGCCGCTGACCCTTACCGAATTCCGCCTGCTGGCCTGCCTGGCCGCGCAACCGCGGCGCTGCTTCTCGCGCAGCCACCTGATCGAGACCTGCCTGCCCGAGAGCGACGCGATGGACCGCGTCATCGACTCGCATCTCTCCAAGCTGCGGCGCAAGCTGCAGAACGCCGGCAACGACGAACTGATCGAGACGGTGCGCGGCATCGGCTACCGGTTATGGCCCGGGGAATAG
- a CDS encoding ATP-binding protein, with translation MARGIDRIWVRFGLGIAATVLVTVGVLGASVFALAQYQYNSFYRGLPSAVQQELDQLNDQNLEDSPRAVQIYGQYWQGDLLFGEKWSLVIGLVVCLPFGLAVGFWVSRIVTLPMASVAEAARRIALGDLSVRAQGGQDRGEMADMVRDFNHMTDALESLERERKATAASLSHELRTPLTVLRARLHAICDGVIPADPRECRKLLDQVEHLGRLVEDLHTMSVAEAGRLSLQKVDTDLVRLVTDTLAAHAPHIADHGIQAELQASVASLQVQVDPDRMRQVLTNLVENALRHAADGGWLGIGVGSEGGHAVLTVSDDGPGLPESVRRNLFQRFHRSPSTPGTVGSGLGLSIVHTLVTLQGGTVHADQSERGGTRFVVRLPRS, from the coding sequence ATGGCCCGGGGAATAGACCGGATCTGGGTCCGCTTCGGGCTGGGCATAGCCGCCACGGTGCTGGTGACCGTAGGCGTTCTGGGCGCAAGTGTCTTCGCGCTGGCCCAGTACCAGTACAACTCCTTCTACCGCGGCCTGCCGTCTGCCGTGCAGCAGGAGCTGGACCAGCTCAACGACCAAAACCTGGAAGACAGCCCGCGCGCGGTGCAGATCTACGGCCAGTACTGGCAGGGTGACCTGCTGTTTGGCGAGAAGTGGTCGCTGGTGATTGGCCTGGTGGTGTGCCTGCCCTTTGGGCTGGCCGTGGGCTTCTGGGTCTCGCGCATCGTGACCCTGCCCATGGCGTCGGTGGCCGAGGCCGCGCGGCGCATCGCGCTGGGGGATCTGTCGGTGCGCGCCCAGGGCGGGCAGGACCGCGGCGAGATGGCCGACATGGTGCGTGACTTCAACCACATGACCGACGCGCTGGAGTCGCTCGAGCGCGAGCGCAAGGCCACGGCCGCGTCCTTGTCGCACGAGCTGCGCACGCCGCTGACCGTGCTGCGTGCGCGGCTGCACGCCATCTGCGACGGCGTGATCCCGGCCGACCCGCGCGAATGCCGCAAGCTGCTGGACCAGGTCGAGCACCTGGGCCGGCTGGTGGAAGACCTGCACACCATGTCGGTGGCAGAGGCCGGCCGGCTATCGCTGCAGAAAGTGGACACCGATCTGGTGCGGCTGGTGACCGATACGCTGGCCGCGCATGCGCCCCATATCGCCGACCACGGCATCCAGGCCGAGTTGCAAGCCAGCGTGGCCTCGCTGCAGGTGCAGGTGGACCCGGATCGCATGCGCCAGGTGCTGACCAATCTGGTGGAAAACGCCTTGCGCCACGCGGCCGACGGCGGCTGGCTGGGCATTGGCGTGGGATCCGAGGGGGGGCATGCGGTGTTGACCGTGAGCGACGATGGCCCAGGTTTGCCGGAGAGCGTGCGGCGCAACCTGTTCCAGCGCTTTCACCGATCCCCCAGCACGCCGGGCACGGTGGGGTCGGGGCTGGGGCTGTCCATCGTCCACACCCTGGTCACGCTGCAGGGCGGCACGGTGCACGCGGATCAGTCCGAGCGCGGCGGCACCCGCTTCGTTGTGCGGCTGCCGCGCAGTTGA
- a CDS encoding enoyl-CoA hydratase, with amino-acid sequence MAFDTIEVRTEAEKVGIVTLNRPKQLNALNDQLMDELGAALAAFDADERIGCIIITGSEKAFAAGADISAMAQYSFADVYKGNYIGRNWEHIRSVRKPVIAAVSGFALGGGCELAMMCDFIIAADNARFGQPEIKLGVIPGAGGTQRLPRAVGKSKAMDMALTGRMMDATEAERAGLVSRVVPFDKLLDEALGAALQISDFSRIAVMAAKESVNRAFESGLSDGVMFERRLFHALFATEDQKEGMDAFVNKRKAVFQHR; translated from the coding sequence ATGGCCTTTGACACCATAGAAGTCCGCACCGAAGCCGAAAAGGTCGGCATCGTGACGCTGAACCGCCCCAAGCAGCTCAACGCCCTGAACGACCAGTTGATGGACGAATTGGGCGCCGCCCTGGCCGCCTTCGATGCCGACGAGCGCATCGGCTGCATCATCATCACCGGCAGCGAGAAGGCTTTTGCGGCGGGCGCCGACATCAGCGCCATGGCCCAGTACAGCTTTGCCGACGTCTACAAGGGCAACTACATCGGCCGCAACTGGGAACACATCCGCAGCGTCCGCAAGCCAGTGATCGCCGCCGTGAGCGGCTTTGCGCTGGGCGGCGGCTGCGAGCTGGCCATGATGTGCGACTTCATCATCGCCGCCGACAACGCCCGCTTCGGGCAGCCCGAGATCAAGCTCGGCGTCATCCCCGGCGCCGGCGGCACGCAGCGCCTGCCGCGCGCCGTGGGCAAGAGCAAGGCCATGGACATGGCCCTCACCGGCCGCATGATGGACGCGACCGAGGCCGAGCGCGCCGGCCTGGTCAGCCGCGTCGTGCCCTTCGACAAACTGCTGGACGAGGCCCTGGGCGCGGCGCTGCAGATCAGCGACTTCTCGCGCATCGCCGTCATGGCGGCCAAGGAATCGGTCAACCGCGCGTTCGAGAGCGGGCTATCCGACGGCGTGATGTTCGAGCGCCGCCTGTTCCACGCACTGTTTGCCACCGAAGACCAGAAGGAAGGCATGGACGCCTTCGTGAACAAGCGCAAGGCAGTGTTCCAGCACCGCTGA